In Alkalihalobacillus sp. TS-13, the following are encoded in one genomic region:
- a CDS encoding isoprenyl transferase yields the protein MLNKLTNLTKTKKETTDNLELDLSRVPNHIAIIMDGNGRWAKKRGLPRIAGHREGMKVVRKVVKRANELGVKALTMYAFSTENWKRPKPEVEFIMKLPEQFLMTYLPELIEENVRVRIMGEKEGIPSYTQKAVNEAVERTKDNDGLVLNFALNYGSRYEITSAVKQLAKEVEDGTIKPEDVSEEMIGSYMMSNEVGDPELLIRTSGEIRLSNFMLWQMAYTELWFTDVYWPDFSATDLDKAIYDYQNRGRRFGGV from the coding sequence ATGCTAAATAAGCTTACGAACTTGACGAAAACTAAAAAAGAAACTACTGATAACCTCGAACTCGATTTATCACGTGTACCCAATCACATAGCCATCATCATGGATGGGAATGGACGTTGGGCGAAGAAGAGAGGTCTACCACGAATCGCGGGTCATCGTGAAGGAATGAAAGTCGTCCGTAAGGTAGTAAAGCGTGCAAATGAATTAGGTGTAAAAGCTTTGACCATGTATGCTTTTTCTACAGAAAATTGGAAACGACCAAAACCTGAAGTGGAATTCATTATGAAACTTCCTGAACAATTCCTTATGACGTACCTGCCTGAGCTGATTGAAGAAAATGTACGAGTCCGGATCATGGGTGAAAAAGAAGGTATTCCTTCTTATACTCAAAAAGCTGTAAATGAAGCAGTCGAGAGAACAAAGGATAACGATGGACTTGTACTGAATTTTGCTTTGAATTATGGAAGCCGATACGAAATCACTTCTGCTGTTAAACAACTTGCAAAAGAAGTTGAAGATGGAACCATTAAGCCTGAAGATGTAAGTGAAGAGATGATTGGCTCTTATATGATGTCCAATGAAGTAGGAGATCCAGAATTGTTGATTCGTACGAGCGGAGAAATCCGCTTAAGCAACTTCATGTTATGGCAAATGGCCTATACAGAGCTTTGGTTTACTGATGTGTACTGGCCCGACTTTTCTGCAACGGATTTAGACAAGGCTATTTATGATTATCAAAATCGAGGCAGAAGGTTTGGTGGGGTGTAA
- a CDS encoding phosphatidate cytidylyltransferase: MKERIITGVIAALVFLPIVFIGGVWFYSVMALLAAVGIRELLRMKGIKLVHVPGMISLLMVILLVIPKNFWDFNYDIDTVKMYTIIIGLFSMLTWTVITKNRFTFEDASFVIMSTLYVGIGFLYFNETRALDDGIGAIFFVLFIVWATDSGAYFFGKSMGKRKLWPVISPNKTIEGSLGGLLCAVIVAVIFQVFLPIYSTVLLAVVAAIVIGVFGQIGDLVESAFKRHYEVKDSGTLLPGHGGILDRFDSILFVLPILHIVQLLG; this comes from the coding sequence ATGAAAGAACGTATTATTACAGGAGTTATCGCAGCGCTTGTATTTCTGCCTATCGTATTTATCGGCGGAGTCTGGTTCTATAGTGTAATGGCTCTGTTAGCTGCGGTAGGGATAAGAGAATTATTAAGAATGAAAGGGATTAAGCTAGTTCATGTCCCCGGAATGATTTCTTTATTGATGGTCATCCTTCTCGTCATACCTAAGAATTTTTGGGATTTCAATTATGATATCGATACTGTGAAAATGTACACGATCATCATCGGGTTGTTTTCAATGTTGACATGGACGGTAATTACAAAAAACCGATTTACATTTGAAGATGCCAGTTTCGTCATTATGTCTACGTTATATGTAGGAATCGGATTCCTTTATTTTAACGAGACCAGAGCATTAGATGATGGTATAGGTGCGATTTTCTTTGTATTGTTCATTGTTTGGGCGACAGACTCGGGGGCTTACTTTTTCGGAAAATCAATGGGAAAACGCAAGCTTTGGCCGGTAATCAGTCCGAATAAGACAATAGAAGGTTCATTAGGCGGTTTGTTATGTGCTGTCATTGTAGCTGTCATTTTCCAAGTGTTTCTGCCTATTTACTCGACGGTTTTGCTTGCTGTTGTAGCAGCAATTGTCATCGGTGTTTTCGGACAAATCGGCGACTTGGTCGAATCAGCTTTTAAGAGACATTATGAAGTGAAGGATTCAGGTACGCTATTACCTGGGCACGGTGGAATATTAGATCGATTCGACAGCATCTTGTTCGTCCTGCCGATTTTACATATCGTTCAATTATTGGGGTAG
- a CDS encoding 1-deoxy-D-xylulose-5-phosphate reductoisomerase, producing the protein MKYISILGATGSIGTQTVEVVRAHPEQFRITSFSFGANLEVGAKLVDEFRPGRVSVATKELAEELKRTIDHPCLVYYGENGLLEIATDPASDTLMNAVMGSVGLEPTLAAIDEGKTIALANKETLVTAGHIVMTRAKENKVDILPVDSEHSAIYQCLNGEKKSEMAKLILTASGGSFRDRTRTDLRGVTVEEALNHPNWSMGSKITIDSATMMNKGLEVIEAHWLFDTKYEDIDVVLHRESVIHSMVEFIDGSVIAHLGTPDMKVPIQYALTHPGRLDLQSGKRLNLVDIGTLHFEKMDLERFPCLRYAFEAGNAGGTMPTVLNAANEAAVEAFLKGRIEFLEIETLIEKALDNHDSVKAPSLEEIREADAASRQFVQSLIV; encoded by the coding sequence ATGAAATATATCAGCATACTAGGTGCTACTGGATCGATCGGTACCCAGACAGTTGAAGTCGTCCGGGCGCATCCAGAACAATTTAGAATCACATCATTTTCTTTTGGTGCGAACCTTGAAGTTGGAGCAAAATTGGTTGATGAATTCCGCCCTGGACGTGTTTCTGTCGCTACTAAAGAATTAGCCGAGGAATTAAAAAGGACTATCGACCATCCTTGTCTCGTATACTATGGTGAGAATGGTCTGTTAGAGATTGCGACAGATCCTGCCTCAGATACACTTATGAACGCTGTTATGGGGAGCGTCGGACTCGAACCTACTCTGGCAGCTATTGATGAAGGGAAGACCATCGCACTTGCGAATAAAGAGACTTTGGTCACGGCTGGTCACATCGTGATGACCCGTGCAAAGGAAAACAAGGTAGACATCCTCCCCGTTGATAGTGAGCATTCCGCAATCTATCAATGTCTTAATGGGGAAAAGAAAAGTGAGATGGCCAAGCTGATTCTGACTGCTTCTGGGGGGAGTTTCCGTGATCGGACTCGTACAGATCTTCGAGGAGTCACTGTTGAAGAAGCACTCAATCACCCGAATTGGTCGATGGGATCCAAAATCACGATCGATTCTGCGACGATGATGAATAAAGGTTTGGAAGTCATCGAAGCCCACTGGTTGTTTGATACAAAGTACGAAGATATTGACGTCGTCTTGCATCGTGAAAGTGTCATCCATTCTATGGTAGAGTTTATAGACGGCAGTGTAATTGCACACCTGGGTACTCCTGATATGAAGGTGCCGATCCAATATGCTCTTACACATCCAGGCAGACTTGATTTACAAAGTGGAAAAAGGTTAAACTTAGTAGATATTGGAACCTTGCATTTTGAAAAAATGGATTTAGAACGGTTTCCATGTTTACGATATGCTTTTGAAGCAGGAAATGCTGGCGGGACAATGCCGACAGTGCTGAATGCAGCGAATGAAGCTGCAGTGGAAGCATTTCTAAAGGGCCGTATCGAATTTTTGGAGATCGAGACCTTAATAGAGAAAGCACTAGACAATCACGACTCTGTCAAGGCTCCTTCGTTAGAAGAAATTCGAGAGGCTGATGCCGCTTCACGGCAATTTGTACAATCCCTTATAGTGTAA
- the rseP gene encoding RIP metalloprotease RseP, whose translation MNTFISIVIIFGALVFFHELGHLLLAKRAGILCREFAIGFGPKIFSSKKGETLYTIRLLPLGGFVRMAGEDPEGIEIKPGTQVGLIFDSEGKVKQIVANQLARYPDAKVVTVEKADIEHDLVLRGHVNDELTESYPVHPEAEFVQDGMPMQIAPYNRQFGSKSLVDRFLAIFAGPLMNFLLAFVLLAVYAMTQGIPVDEAQLGKLDKDGAAYEAGLQEGDRVLSVDGEAVNTWEELVKVIQQNPNEELQFTIQRDGETNKVTVTPNERESQDGKSSEGYIGVYMPTEVSFLGSLQYGVEKTGELTVLIIQALGQLVTGQISFDNLSGPVGIYKYTDQASEGGVFVLLQWAAFLSVNLGIFNLLPLPALDGGRLTFLAIEAVRGKPLDPQKEGLVHFIGFALLMLLMIVVTWNDIHKFFIN comes from the coding sequence ATGAATACATTTATTTCGATCGTAATTATCTTTGGTGCTCTTGTATTCTTTCATGAATTAGGGCATCTGTTGCTGGCAAAGAGAGCTGGAATTCTATGTCGTGAGTTTGCAATCGGTTTTGGTCCAAAGATCTTCTCCTCAAAAAAAGGGGAGACGCTATACACGATCCGGCTGCTTCCACTCGGCGGGTTTGTACGGATGGCAGGGGAAGATCCTGAAGGAATCGAAATCAAACCCGGAACACAAGTCGGACTGATCTTCGATTCAGAAGGAAAGGTCAAGCAGATTGTAGCTAATCAGCTGGCCCGTTATCCTGACGCGAAAGTTGTTACCGTTGAGAAGGCTGACATAGAACATGACCTTGTTCTTAGAGGGCATGTCAATGACGAACTTACAGAATCATATCCTGTACATCCAGAAGCAGAGTTTGTCCAGGATGGTATGCCGATGCAAATCGCCCCTTACAATCGCCAATTCGGTTCTAAATCATTGGTAGATCGTTTTCTTGCGATATTTGCCGGGCCATTGATGAACTTCTTGCTCGCATTCGTACTATTGGCTGTTTATGCTATGACTCAAGGTATTCCGGTCGATGAAGCACAATTAGGAAAGCTGGATAAAGATGGAGCTGCATATGAAGCAGGGCTTCAAGAAGGGGACCGTGTCCTCTCAGTTGACGGAGAAGCTGTCAACACTTGGGAAGAGCTTGTCAAAGTCATTCAGCAAAACCCGAATGAAGAGTTACAATTCACCATTCAAAGGGATGGGGAAACCAATAAGGTTACAGTGACCCCAAACGAGCGGGAATCACAGGATGGTAAATCCTCAGAAGGTTATATTGGTGTATACATGCCGACTGAAGTATCCTTCCTCGGGTCTCTCCAGTACGGAGTCGAGAAGACAGGAGAACTTACTGTTTTGATTATTCAAGCATTAGGACAGCTTGTCACTGGTCAGATTTCGTTTGACAATCTTTCGGGTCCCGTTGGTATTTATAAATACACGGACCAGGCTTCCGAAGGAGGCGTCTTTGTCTTATTGCAATGGGCTGCTTTCTTGAGTGTCAACCTAGGTATATTCAACCTGTTGCCGCTCCCTGCCCTTGATGGAGGAAGACTGACTTTCCTGGCAATCGAGGCTGTCCGCGGAAAGCCATTGGATCCTCAAAAAGAAGGATTGGTTCACTTTATCGGTTTCGCCTTGTTGATGTTGTTGATGATCGTTGTCACATGGAATGACATCCATAAATTCTTTATCAACTAA
- a CDS encoding proline--tRNA ligase has product MKQSNLYIPTLREVPSDAEAISHQLLVRAGFIRQSVSGVYSFLPLGRKVLRKVETIIREEMDNIGSQEVLMPALQPSELWEESGRWNTYGPELMRLNDRHERRFALGATHEELITSLLRDEVKSYKRLPMVLYQIQAKFRDEKRPRFGLLRGREFIMKDAYSFDIDPEGLDRNYDAIYGAYMNVFNRCGLNFRAVIADSGAMGGKDTHEFMVLADIGEDTIAYSDESDFAANVEMAPVKVEYKKEDMPIRERVKVETENKRTISDVAEYLNVTPQNCIKSLLWMIDEKPVLVLSRGDHEINDVKIKNALDAEVVELATDDQTKEFVGCEVGYIGPVDVPDEVKVIADHAVEYIVNGVCGANEPLMHYQNVNPGTDFQVDFYDDLRFIEEGDPSPDGKGTIVFARGIEVGHVFKLGTRYSEAMNANILDENGKSKPITMGSYGIGVSRIMAAVVEQMHDDNGIVWPKSLSPFDVHLICVNPKNDTQAELGEALYAQLKRNRLDVLYDDRKERAGVKFTDADLIGIPFQVIVGKRAEEGIVELKNRQTGEKAEKHLSEIEAYIAQA; this is encoded by the coding sequence ATGAAACAAAGTAATTTATATATCCCCACGTTAAGGGAAGTCCCTTCAGATGCTGAAGCGATCAGCCACCAGTTGCTGGTACGCGCTGGTTTTATCCGCCAAAGCGTGTCTGGAGTCTATTCCTTTCTTCCATTAGGCCGAAAAGTCCTTAGGAAAGTTGAAACGATCATACGTGAAGAAATGGATAACATCGGTTCCCAGGAAGTTCTGATGCCTGCACTGCAACCATCTGAGCTCTGGGAAGAATCAGGCAGGTGGAATACATATGGACCTGAATTGATGCGCTTAAATGACCGCCATGAGCGCAGGTTCGCACTTGGTGCTACACATGAAGAATTGATTACTAGCTTGCTTCGTGATGAAGTGAAATCTTATAAACGATTACCGATGGTGCTTTATCAAATACAAGCGAAATTCCGTGATGAGAAAAGACCACGTTTCGGTCTTCTGCGCGGTCGGGAGTTCATCATGAAAGATGCCTATTCTTTCGATATCGATCCTGAAGGGTTGGACCGTAATTATGATGCCATTTATGGAGCGTATATGAACGTCTTCAATCGATGCGGTTTGAACTTTAGAGCAGTCATCGCCGATTCAGGTGCAATGGGTGGTAAAGATACGCATGAATTCATGGTACTCGCTGATATCGGTGAGGACACGATTGCGTATTCTGATGAATCTGATTTTGCAGCAAACGTAGAGATGGCACCTGTAAAAGTAGAATACAAGAAAGAGGATATGCCTATAAGAGAACGGGTAAAAGTCGAAACAGAAAACAAGCGGACGATCTCGGATGTTGCTGAATACTTAAATGTAACCCCGCAAAATTGTATCAAATCACTTTTATGGATGATCGATGAGAAGCCGGTCCTTGTGCTTTCACGCGGAGACCATGAGATCAACGATGTTAAAATTAAAAATGCACTTGATGCAGAAGTTGTCGAGTTGGCAACTGATGACCAGACGAAAGAATTCGTCGGTTGTGAAGTAGGATATATCGGACCGGTTGATGTACCGGATGAGGTAAAAGTGATTGCTGATCATGCAGTAGAATATATCGTAAATGGTGTATGTGGAGCGAATGAACCACTTATGCATTATCAAAACGTCAACCCTGGAACAGATTTTCAAGTTGATTTTTACGATGACCTACGCTTCATCGAAGAAGGGGACCCTTCTCCAGATGGAAAAGGAACAATCGTTTTCGCTAGAGGAATCGAGGTTGGCCATGTTTTCAAATTAGGCACAAGGTACAGTGAAGCGATGAATGCCAATATACTCGATGAAAACGGGAAATCAAAACCAATCACAATGGGCTCGTACGGAATCGGAGTATCCCGAATAATGGCAGCTGTCGTGGAACAAATGCATGATGATAATGGGATCGTCTGGCCAAAATCGTTGTCACCGTTTGATGTCCATCTCATTTGCGTCAATCCTAAAAATGATACCCAGGCTGAACTGGGAGAAGCACTCTATGCTCAATTGAAGAGGAATCGTTTAGATGTATTGTATGATGATCGTAAAGAACGGGCCGGTGTAAAATTCACTGATGCTGATTTGATCGGCATTCCGTTCCAGGTCATTGTAGGGAAGCGGGCTGAAGAAGGAATCGTCGAATTGAAAAACCGCCAAACCGGCGAAAAAGCAGAAAAACATTTATCTGAAATCGAAGCATATATTGCACAAGCTTAA